Proteins co-encoded in one Papaver somniferum cultivar HN1 chromosome 5, ASM357369v1, whole genome shotgun sequence genomic window:
- the LOC113282307 gene encoding uncharacterized protein LOC113282307 has translation MLLSRTWFVIFPWGELDLETSGLYFRNVGTKWHPTISAATRKIVVAPMAGNQNYPDGGNGHEKSRSLELARCSKPKKLTIMELWTQYGTYCRPCIYIYHGMFGGFLSG, from the exons ATGTTGCTTTCAAG AACTTGGTTTGTGATATTTCCTTGGGGGGAATTGGATTTGGAAACTAGTGGACTCTACTTTAGGAACGTCGggactaagtggcaccccaccatCTCGGCGGCAACCCGGAAGATCGTTGTGGCACCGatggctggtaaccagaactaccctgacGGTGGCAATGGCCATGAGAAGAGTAGA AGTTTGGAGCTAGCTCGATGCAGTAAGCCGAAAAAGCTTACGATAATGGAGCTATGGACACAATATGGTACATATTGTcgtccttgtatatatatatatcatgggaTGTTTGGGGGATTTTTATCTGGGTAG